One window from the genome of Anopheles merus strain MAF chromosome 3R, AmerM5.1, whole genome shotgun sequence encodes:
- the LOC121595271 gene encoding uncharacterized protein LOC121595271, giving the protein MKQVCILLAVLLCTAAVADAMVFAYAPTCARCKSIGARYCGYGYLNRKGVSCDGQTAINSCEDCKRKFGRCSDGFITECFL; this is encoded by the exons ATGAAGCAGGTGTGCATTCTTCTGGCAGTGCTGCTGTGCACGGCAGCCGTTGCGGATGCAATGGTGTTTGCTTAC GCGCCGACTTGTGCGAGATGTAAAAGCATCGGGGCACGCTACTGTGGCTACGGCTATCTCAACCGGAAGGGCGTTTCGTGCGACGGACAg ACGGCCATCAATAGCTGTGAGGACTGCAAGCGAAAGTTTGGCCGCTGTTCAGACGGCTTTATTACAGAATGTTTCTTGTGA